The Takifugu rubripes chromosome 7, fTakRub1.2, whole genome shotgun sequence genome has a segment encoding these proteins:
- the kcnj14 gene encoding ATP-sensitive inward rectifier potassium channel 14, whose product MGAARVKRRFSAVVDGPVEEEEVMRLALSDADTAMVGGSPAGSPSSPSPTRALNGKFLPFQDKVTNARRQSTIGESVGGDAGEGGMRARGMCSGVVKGSGKGGRAKDRSSSDQDSLSSPFTTGRRCTRRSSRRPRQRFVGKDGRCNVTFVNMSERGQRYLSDLFTTCVDIRWRWMLVIFTLSFLLSWLLFGFAFWLIASAHGDLSIGLPKGSGSSPGSGEAGLGGESEKEGTVGEPCFLQVNSFMAAFLFSLETQTSIGYGFRSVTEECPLAVVAVVLQCIVGCIIDAFIIGAVMAKIAKPKKRNETLVFSDTAVVALRDGKLCVMWRVGNMRKSHLVEAHVRAQLLKPRVTEEGEFLPLDNVDINVGFDTGTDRIFLVSPVTIVHEINDESPLFEIDRKTLEKDADLELVVILEGMVEATAMTTQCRSSYVASEILWGHRFEPVLFERKECYQVDYSFFHRTYEVPDTPSCSAKELAEQKSHQSSRSSFCYVNEVALQLVTPDDEPDQNQNPDCPSPPTRRQSLMGHLHYN is encoded by the exons ATGGGAGCTGCACGTGTGAAACGGCGCTTCAGTGCTGTGGTAGACGGgccagtggaggaagaggaggtcatGAGGCTAGCACTGAGTGATGCGGATACGGCTATGGTGGGGGGGAGTCCAGCGGGTTCCCCAAGCAGTCCTTCCCCGACCCGCGCCCTGAATGGCAAATTCCTACCGTTTCAGGACAAGGTTACCAATGCACGGAGGCAGAGTACCATTGGGGAGTCAGTTGGAGGGGATGCAGGAGAAGGCGGGATGAGAGCTAGAGGAATGTGCTCCGGGGTTGTCAAAGGCAGTGGTAAAGGCGGGAGAGCGAAAGACCGGTCATCCTCTGACCAGgattccctctcttccccctttACTACGGGCCGAAGGTGCACCAGGCGCTCAAGCCGCCGGCCCCGACAGCGCTTTGTGGGCAAGGACGGACGCTGCAACGTCACCTTCGTCAACATGAGCGAGAGGGGCCAGCGCTACCTTAGCGACCTCTTCACCACCTGTGTGGACATCCGCTGGCGCTGGATGCTCGTCATCTTCaccctctcctttcttctctcctgGCTGCTCTTTGGTTTTGCCTTCTGGCTCATCGCCTCTGCACATGGGGACCTCTCCATCGGGCTTCCGAAAGGCTCAGGTTCTTCTCCGGGATCAGGAGAGGCTGGGTTGGGAGGAGAGTCTGAAAAAGAGGGAACTGTAGGGGAGCCCTGCTTCCTCCAGGTGAACAGCTTCATGGCTGCCTTTCTATTCTCCTTGGAGACGCAGACATCCATCGGTTACGGGTTCAGAAGCGTGACCGAAGAATGTCCCCTGGCGGTGGTGGCGGTcgttttgcagtgcattgtgggctGCATTATTGACGCCTTCATCATCGGGGCAGTCATGGCAAAGATTGCCAAGCCCAAGAAGCGCAACGAGACTCTGGTGTTCTCTGACACAGCCGTGGTGGCGCTGAGGGACGGGAAACTCTGCGTCATGTGGAGGGTTGGAAACATGCGCAAGAGCCACCTGGTAGAGGCGCACGTTCGAGCACAGCTGCTGAAG CCCAGggtgacagaggagggagagttCCTCCCATTGGACAACGTAGACATCAATGTGGGCTTCGACACCGGCACCGATCGCATCTTCTTGGTCTCACCGGTGACGATTGTCCACGAGATTAACGATGAGTCACCCTTGTTTGAGATTGATCGAAAAACCCTAGAAAAGGACGCCGATTTGGAGCTGGTCGTCATACTTGAGGGGATGGTGGAGGCCACGGCCATGACCACACAGTGTCGTAGCTCCTACGTGGCTTCTGAAATCCTCTGGGGACATCGATTCGAACCAGTGCTCTTTGAGAGGAAGGAGTGCTACCAG GTGGACTATTCGTTTTTCCATCGGACCTATGAAGTCCCGGATACACCATCATGCAGTGCTAAAGAGCTTGCAGAGCAGAAGAGCCATCAAAGCTCACGCTCATCTTTCTGCTATGTGAATGAAGTGGCTCTGCAGCTCGTGACACCAGACGATGAGCCTGATCAGAACCAAAATCCCGACTGTCCTTCGCCGCCAACAAGAAGACAGTCTCTGATGGGGCATCTCCACTACAACTGA